From Spartinivicinus ruber, the proteins below share one genomic window:
- a CDS encoding DNA polymerase II — protein MIDTLDGFLITRQWSDITDTMGNTHLQLSFWITTQQGPVRIRYTNQQAIFFIDAHQIEQARAVIASHVPTNYWYDKPITLKNFQGHAIYAVYFIQQRTLYDVRKHLKEQGITPLEADIQPTDRFLMERFITGAFSVNGPFIQQNGFLEVINPKVKPSCYQPSYSILSLDIETAMSGNQLYSIALIATNSAKPQQIQQYVFMIGNNDSQTIKPDYLYFCHDETELMTQFINKLKKIDPDIVIGWNVINFDLRFLQRVADRLHLPLKLGRGNTLLDWRQSRTNSEHYTLMLPGRLVLDGIDTLKSATYSFESFSLESVANKVLQRGKLIQTEEHRGKEITRLFNDDKKALAAYNLEDCQLVWDIFQVTELIEFAIERAQLTGLAMDRFGGSVAAFDNRYLPRLHRAGYVAPNIPDNPHGVGSPGGYVMDSYPGIYNHVLVLDFKSLYPSIIRTFKIDPLGLIKGIDSCQTTPKTDKSETLVKDKENFIPGFNGAIFSKQNNILPDIIGELWAARDDAKQHNHTAMSQAIKILMNSFYGVLGTPGCRFFDYRLPSSITLRGHFILYKTKALIEQKGYQVIYGDTDSVFVSLKGYHPNIASETIKEIGRQLAKELNQWWSDYLYQEYQIKSYLEIQFETYFKRFIMPTIRGSEKGSKKRYAGLSINESNQPELIFKGLETVRTDWTPLAREFQRELYRRIFNDEPYQDYIRSLVADIYDGQKNQLLIYRKRIRRRLVDYQKNIPPHVQAAKLAELRRQQENKPPKYNRGGWIEYCLTTSGPEPVEYLQSQLNYDLYIERQIMPIADSILHFLDTSFSEIIDRQIGLF, from the coding sequence ATGATAGACACGCTTGATGGCTTTTTAATCACTAGACAATGGAGTGATATTACCGACACCATGGGTAATACACACTTACAATTGAGTTTTTGGATAACGACTCAACAAGGTCCTGTACGGATACGTTATACAAACCAACAAGCCATATTCTTTATTGATGCACACCAGATAGAGCAAGCCAGAGCAGTCATAGCCAGCCATGTTCCAACAAATTACTGGTATGACAAGCCTATTACCCTGAAAAATTTTCAAGGCCATGCAATTTACGCTGTTTATTTTATCCAACAGCGAACCTTATACGATGTCAGAAAACATTTAAAAGAACAGGGAATAACACCACTGGAAGCCGACATTCAACCAACTGATCGATTTTTAATGGAACGCTTTATTACAGGCGCTTTTTCTGTCAATGGCCCTTTTATACAACAGAATGGCTTTCTGGAAGTGATTAACCCAAAAGTAAAGCCCTCCTGCTATCAGCCTAGTTATAGTATTTTATCTCTAGATATTGAAACAGCAATGAGTGGTAATCAGCTTTATTCAATTGCCTTGATAGCAACCAATAGTGCCAAGCCACAACAAATACAGCAGTATGTGTTTATGATTGGCAACAATGATAGCCAAACAATAAAGCCAGACTACCTTTACTTTTGTCATGATGAAACAGAGTTAATGACTCAGTTTATTAACAAACTGAAAAAAATAGATCCAGACATTGTTATTGGCTGGAATGTCATCAACTTTGATTTGCGTTTCTTACAGCGAGTTGCTGATCGATTACATCTACCTCTAAAACTGGGTAGAGGAAACACTTTATTGGACTGGCGACAATCCCGAACCAATAGTGAACACTATACACTGATGCTACCAGGCCGTTTAGTATTAGATGGCATCGATACCCTTAAATCAGCTACTTATAGTTTTGAAAGTTTCTCGTTAGAAAGTGTCGCTAATAAAGTATTACAACGAGGTAAACTAATTCAAACAGAAGAACACCGAGGCAAAGAAATTACCCGACTGTTTAATGATGATAAGAAGGCACTTGCCGCCTATAATTTAGAAGACTGTCAATTAGTATGGGATATCTTCCAAGTAACAGAACTGATTGAATTTGCTATTGAACGCGCTCAATTAACTGGGCTCGCAATGGACCGTTTTGGCGGCTCGGTTGCCGCTTTTGATAATCGTTATTTACCTCGCTTACATCGTGCTGGTTATGTTGCTCCTAATATCCCTGACAATCCTCACGGGGTTGGCAGCCCTGGTGGTTATGTTATGGATTCCTATCCTGGGATATACAATCATGTGCTTGTGTTAGACTTTAAAAGCCTGTACCCCAGTATAATCCGCACTTTCAAAATTGACCCTTTAGGACTGATTAAAGGTATTGATAGCTGCCAGACCACACCAAAAACTGATAAATCAGAAACATTAGTAAAAGATAAAGAAAACTTTATCCCAGGTTTTAATGGCGCTATTTTTTCCAAACAAAATAATATCTTACCAGATATTATTGGTGAGCTTTGGGCAGCAAGAGACGATGCTAAACAACATAATCATACGGCCATGTCCCAAGCTATTAAAATACTAATGAATTCCTTTTATGGTGTGCTGGGCACCCCAGGCTGTCGTTTTTTTGATTACCGTTTACCCAGCTCAATTACCTTACGTGGTCACTTTATTTTGTATAAAACCAAAGCCTTGATAGAACAAAAAGGCTATCAGGTAATTTATGGTGATACAGACTCAGTATTTGTATCGCTAAAAGGTTATCACCCCAATATTGCTTCAGAAACCATCAAAGAGATTGGCAGACAATTAGCCAAAGAACTGAATCAGTGGTGGTCAGATTACCTTTATCAGGAGTATCAAATAAAAAGCTATTTAGAAATCCAATTCGAAACTTACTTCAAGCGTTTTATTATGCCAACCATTCGCGGCTCTGAAAAAGGTAGCAAAAAACGTTATGCAGGCTTATCCATCAATGAGAGCAATCAGCCAGAACTGATCTTTAAAGGGTTAGAAACCGTTAGAACAGACTGGACACCACTCGCCAGAGAGTTTCAGCGGGAACTGTACCGCCGTATATTTAATGACGAACCGTATCAAGACTATATACGCTCATTAGTCGCTGATATTTATGACGGACAAAAAAATCAGCTACTTATCTATAGAAAACGTATTCGCCGCCGCTTAGTTGACTATCAAAAAAATATTCCACCTCATGTACAAGCCGCTAAACTAGCAGAGTTAAGAAGACAACAAGAAAATAAGCCACCAAAGTATAACCGAGGTGGCTGGATTGAGTATTGTTTAACTACCAGCGGGCCAGAGCCAGTTGAATATTTGCAATCGCAACTGAACTATGACCTTTATATTGAGCGGCAAATCATGCCGATTGCTGATAGTATTCTGCATTTTTTAGATACTTCGTTTAGTGAAATTATAGATAGGCAGATTGGGTTGTTTTAA
- a CDS encoding PEP-CTERM sorting domain-containing protein (PEP-CTERM proteins occur, often in large numbers, in the proteomes of bacteria that also encode an exosortase, a predicted intramembrane cysteine proteinase. The presence of a PEP-CTERM domain at a protein's C-terminus predicts cleavage within the sorting domain, followed by covalent anchoring to some some component of the (usually Gram-negative) cell surface. Many PEP-CTERM proteins exhibit an unusual sequence composition that includes large numbers of potential glycosylation sites. Expression of one such protein has been shown restore the ability of a bacterium to form floc, a type of biofilm.) — protein sequence MFQREVETGQKDITTPTDMFSVQSEPEEWLLMGIVAIMLGVVYFRRRRAEVSYQPLAM from the coding sequence TTGTTTCAGCGAGAAGTTGAAACGGGACAAAAAGATATTACTACACCAACTGATATGTTTTCGGTGCAGTCAGAACCAGAAGAATGGCTGTTAATGGGTATAGTTGCTATTATGCTGGGGGTTGTTTATTTTAGGCGAAGACGGGCTGAAGTGAGCTATCAACCACTAGCAATGTAA